A region from the Palaemon carinicauda isolate YSFRI2023 chromosome 9, ASM3689809v2, whole genome shotgun sequence genome encodes:
- the LOC137646769 gene encoding uncharacterized kinase-like protein D1044.1 yields the protein MSNKAWLKEHHSQIEERHVLATLKADKGNEAKLVSWSVVDFTEKGDNYATVVTSVEVSYTLRGKEGNVTYVVKVCPLRALESMKALHEVFFGKETLFYKEIGPLMNEILVEHDLKPLPIPKFYYNSDEKGRELVFLEDLRPKGFKMFDRTVGMDARHSVMLLEALATFHGASLLLNEKISFKKLSERYPYLSMDWHNFSEDAEQMLLEMFEPCMQTTADLLHSLGGYNEAEKWVLESKGVICQKLAQHLGPDGPFSVICHGDCWNNNVLFRYDEDGNPVEVMLIDLQLSRVASLATDLNYFMMTSLIGEVRKTNEQLFLKAYSQKLNSMMSSAGKRLPFTFDDIVREFRRKHEYGLIFAVLIGYITVAPKEEIPDFHEIKEEDIPKMVEEFKDKTLELIRKNPLLKSQFLATFEYMLEYGVF from the exons TGTCCAACAAAGCATGGCTGAAGGAACACCACTCGCAGATCGAGGAGCGTCACGTGCTAGCAACTCTGAAAGCAGACAAAGGCAACGAAGCGAAACTCGTGTCGTGGTCGGTCGTAGACTTCACGGAAAAGGGTGATAACTACGCGACTGTCGTCACTAGTGTCGAAGTATCCTACACGTTGAGAGGCAAAGAGGGTAATGTCACCTACGTTGTAAAAGTCTGTCCACTGCGAGCCTTGGAGAGCATGAAGGCCCTTCATGAAGTATTTTTCGGGAAGGAGACACTTTTTTATAAGGAAATTGGCCCCCTTATGAACGAAATCTTGGTCGAGCATGACCTCAAGCCACTTCCCATCCCAAAGTTCTATTATAACTCGGATGAGAAAGGCCGAGAGCTGGTTTTCCTGGAAGATCTTCGACCAAAGGGATTCAAGATGTTCGACCGGACGGTCGGCATGGATGCCAGACACAGCGTGATGCTTCTGGAGGCATTGGCCACATTTCACGGTGCATCCTTGCTCCTGAATGAGAAAATCTCTTTCAAGAAATTGAGTGAACGCTACCCTTACCTATCAATGGACTGGCACAACTTTTCAGAAGACGCCGAACAGATGCTGCTTGAAATGTTTGAGCCTTGCATGCAGACCACGGCTGATTTACTGCACAGTCTCGGGGGATACAACGAAGCAGAAAAATGGGTCCTGGAAAGCAAGGGCGTCATTTGCCAAAAACTAGCTCAGCATCTGGGCCCTGATGGTCCCTTTTCTGTGATTTGTCATGGGGACTGCTGGAATAATAACGTTCTTTTCAg GTACGACGAAGATGGGAACCCAGTCGAAGTAATGCTGATTGACTTACAGCTGTCCAGAGTGGCATCACTAGCAACCGACCTGAACTATTTCATGATGACCAGCTTGATAGGTGAAGTCCGAAAAACGAATGAGCAATTGTTCCTGAAGGCTTACAGCCAGAAGCTAAACTCCATGATGTCCTCTGCCGGGAAGAGATTACCCTTCACCTTCGACGACATCGTTCGGGAGTTCCGAAGGAAACACGAGTATGGGCTAATTTTTGCCGTCCTGATCGGCTATATCACCGTGGCACCCAAAGAGGAGATTCCAGATTTCCACGAAATTAAAGAGGAAGATATTCCGAAGATGGTGGAAGAGTTCAAAGACAAAACTTTGGAGTTGATCAGGAAAAATCCCCTCTTGAAGTCTCAATTTTTAGCTACTTTTGAGTATATGTTGGAATATGGAGTGTTTTag